In one window of Tubulanus polymorphus chromosome 3, tnTubPoly1.2, whole genome shotgun sequence DNA:
- the LOC141901586 gene encoding proton-activated chloride channel-like translates to MSNRRRQFIGTCFTFIYIILAIIAVVFTYSLIYDLVKAMNHPVRSIHYRQVKEYEAPGIVVYPGGAELLACGHYFNNIVTSKVRLTDLDLVNRNCSYVNITYKDPVVEGLTRNAVVFRGPSTMVQKEAVFLHFQLEDETRDFFTVSYFVFPGWDAFNSSTTKSQASELKGYHKVAPTYALSSGLRMWMKLSMKDTYMLDGHKHTEFKIEYSVVRHWERRNKSQRHKHLFFIFYEWKNDFIEESFLVYTTTPWNIGAALCGVFLTLHKGYQLAQTSYKRMKKDKQRRRTIRQRRQERSRDFPRADTV, encoded by the exons ATGAGTAACAGGAGACGACAGTTTATCGGAACTTGTTTCACGTTTATCTATATTATCCTAGCGATAATCGCCGTGGTTTTCACGTATTCGCTGATctatgatttagtgaaagctATGAATCATCCTGTTCGTTCAATACATTACCGACAAGTGAAAGAGTACGAAGCACCTG gtaTTGTTGTTTATCCTGGTGGTGCTGAATTATTGGCTTGTGGACATTATTTTAACAACATTGTTACCTCAAAAG TTCGTCTGACAGATTTAGATCTGGTCAATCGTAACTGTTCCTATGTAAATATAACCTATAAAGACCCGGTAGTTGAAGGGTTAACACGGAATGCTGTAGTCTTCAGAGGTCCGTCGACTATGGTTCAAAAGGAAGCCGTTTTTCTACATTTCCAACTGGAGGATGAAACGAGGGACTTTTTTACAGTGAGCTATTTTGTGTTTCCCGGTTGGGATGCATTCAATTCAAG CACTACGAAAAGTCAAGCCAGTGAATTAAAAGGTTACCACAAGGTGGCGCCTACGTATGCACTATCTTCCGGTTTGAGAATGTGGATGAAACTGAGTATGAAGGACACTTATATGCTTGACGGTCACAAACATACCGAATTTAAAATTGAG TACAGTGTAGTACGTCATTGGGAACGCAGGAACAAATCTCAACGTcataaacatttatttttcattttctacgaATGGAAAAACGATTTTATCGAGGAATCGTTTCTCGTGTATACAACGACCCCGTGGAATATAGGTGCCGCTCTATGCGGGGTTTTCCTAACGTTACATAAAGGCTACCAACTAGCTCAAACTTCTTATAAACGtatgaaaaaagacaaacagCGCCGGAGAACTATCAGACAGCGTCGTCAGGAGAGGAGTCGGGATTTCCCAAGGGCCGATACCGTGTGA
- the LOC141902779 gene encoding nicolin-1-like — protein MASKNINAIIKNPVTIKIGDYKTELRSGSSVIDVKFPNVLKTEVGEIHFKNYYTAFLTIKAKEKTSNNIDADSSWKTVVDKLQLMPDAHCETGAQDYFHIKQKQFLFDMNNTIGLRFILQQPSPVWKEFKIEDIKIYRTSLQNESDIELPAWILKSLDLGDGDCKTDDKLKETHKKMESIEGLASVDIISQGLQKLWVLAEQSGMSQTSSSLGRYDVDGSYEINLLSYT, from the exons ATGGCTTCTAAAAACATTAATGCTATAATTAAAAACCCGGTAACAATAAAAATCGGAGATTATAAAACGGAATTACGCAGTGGCTCATCAGTTATTGATGTGAAATTTCCTAACGTGCTGAAAACTGAG gttggagaaattcatttcaagaaTTATTACACAGCATTTCTAACTATTAAAGCAAAAGAGAAAACTTCTAATAATATCGATGCTG ATAGCTCGTGGAAAACAGTTGTGGATAAATTGCAGCTGATGCCCGATGCTCATTGTGAAACTGGTGCGCAAGACTATTTCcacataaaacaaaaacag tttttatttgatatgaataACACGATTGGATTGCGCTTTATTCTCCAACAGCCGTCACCAGTTTGGAAAGAGTTTAAAATCGAAGATATTAAAATCTATCGCACAAGTCTCCAG AATGAAAGTGATATTGAATTACCGGCTTGGATATTAAAAAGTTTAGATCTAGGAGATGGAGATTGTAAAActgatgataaactaaaagaaactcacaagaaaatggaatCAATTGAG GGTTTGGCATCAGTTGATATAATATCACAGGGTTTACAGAAACTGTGGGTCCTCGCTGAACAGTCTGGAATGAGTCAAACTAGTTCATCATTAGGAAGATATGAT gtTGATGGAAGCTATGAGATTAATCTACTATCATACACCTGA